A DNA window from Carassius gibelio isolate Cgi1373 ecotype wild population from Czech Republic chromosome A6, carGib1.2-hapl.c, whole genome shotgun sequence contains the following coding sequences:
- the LOC128015615 gene encoding relaxin-3-like — MTSFHSPALLLPVLLLWAACSVSDVQADARTVKLCGREFIRAIVYTCGGSRWRRFGSPLDMEGFLNADLSSSEDLSESLGSDLTRRDLNSVCCQMGCKKSDLTLLC; from the exons ATGACAAGTTTTCATTCTCCCGCACTACTGCTGCCCGTCCTGCTGCTGTGGGCGGCGTGTAGTGTGTCAGACGTGCAGGCTGATGCCAGGACAGTCAAGCTGTGCGGCCGAGAGTTCATCCGTGCCATCGTCTACACGTGTGGGGGCTCCAGGTGGAGGAGATTCGGCAGTCCCCTGGATATGGAAG GGTTTTTGAATGCAGATCTAAGCAGTTCTGAGGATCTGAGTGAGAGTCTGGGATCTGACCTGACCAGACGAGACCTGAATAGCGTTTGCTGTCAGATGGGCTGCAAGAAAAGTGACCTCACATTGCTCTGCTGA